A window of the candidate division Zixibacteria bacterium HGW-Zixibacteria-1 genome harbors these coding sequences:
- the pepF gene encoding oligoendopeptidase F, with product MSSEVKQAPSAIPQREDIEEKYKWNLNDIYRSEADWEIDYKKAQNLIEKAKDYSGKLAASAKLLYECLDTRSSLGLICFNLYQYAKLNQDLDNRVSRYQAMTERAAMLSAQAGAAYSFVEPELLNIDDDKLKVLAGKFPKTDIYDFYIQELIRSRKHIRSAEVEELLAQSQIIARGPEKAFSMLDDADLTYQVIKDENGNDVQLTKQRYAKFMESPLQVVRKAANDGFIASYEKHLNTIGATLSASVNKDVFYSRARRHESCLHASLDAFNIPVSVYHGLIENTEKNLEALHKWIHLRKKILKLDDIYPYDVYCPLFPDQNYHVKYNDAVKQVLEAVKPLGEKYVSVMKDGFEKRWIDVFETEGKSSGAFSWGNYSAHPFVMMNYNDTVDNMFTLAHEMGHCLHSFMSNKTQPYPKAQYSIFVAEVASTLNEGLLLKFLLDRVSDVKQKLFLLNRHIDNTLGTFFHQVMYAHFELMIHEMVEKGEALSPDLLNEMWEKLTRKYYGSGLTLDKFAKFKWSRIPHFYRAYYVFQYATSHCASQAILDKFLTGEKGLIEKYLALLSSGGSDYPVNQLKKCGVDMTTPEPVKATLKLFAEQVDEVEKLA from the coding sequence ATGTCATCCGAAGTCAAACAGGCTCCGTCTGCAATACCCCAGAGGGAAGATATCGAAGAAAAATATAAATGGAATCTGAACGATATTTACCGGTCCGAAGCCGACTGGGAGATCGATTACAAAAAGGCGCAGAATCTTATCGAAAAAGCCAAAGATTATTCGGGAAAACTGGCCGCTTCCGCCAAATTGCTTTATGAGTGCCTTGACACCAGGTCGTCGCTTGGATTGATCTGTTTCAATCTCTATCAATACGCCAAGCTTAACCAGGATCTGGATAACCGCGTCTCCAGGTATCAGGCGATGACGGAACGTGCCGCCATGCTTTCCGCACAGGCCGGCGCGGCTTATTCTTTCGTCGAGCCGGAACTGCTTAATATCGATGACGACAAGCTGAAAGTCCTGGCCGGCAAATTCCCCAAAACCGACATCTATGACTTTTATATTCAGGAACTGATTCGCTCCCGCAAACATATCCGTTCGGCCGAAGTCGAGGAACTTCTGGCCCAGTCACAGATTATCGCCCGGGGTCCGGAGAAAGCCTTTTCCATGCTTGATGATGCCGACCTGACTTATCAGGTGATAAAAGACGAGAATGGTAATGATGTGCAGCTCACCAAACAGCGTTATGCCAAATTCATGGAATCTCCGCTTCAGGTGGTCCGCAAGGCGGCCAATGACGGCTTTATAGCATCTTACGAAAAGCACCTTAACACTATCGGCGCCACCCTATCGGCTTCCGTTAATAAGGATGTCTTCTATTCACGGGCCCGCCGTCATGAAAGCTGCCTCCATGCTTCCCTCGATGCTTTCAACATTCCTGTCTCCGTTTACCACGGATTGATCGAGAATACCGAAAAGAATCTGGAAGCTCTGCATAAATGGATACATCTGCGCAAAAAGATTCTGAAACTGGATGATATTTACCCGTATGATGTCTACTGCCCACTGTTCCCTGATCAGAATTATCATGTCAAGTATAACGATGCCGTGAAACAGGTGCTGGAAGCGGTCAAGCCACTCGGCGAAAAATATGTCTCGGTCATGAAAGACGGTTTCGAGAAACGCTGGATCGATGTTTTCGAAACCGAGGGCAAGAGCAGCGGCGCTTTCAGCTGGGGCAATTATTCGGCCCACCCGTTTGTCATGATGAACTATAATGATACGGTCGATAACATGTTCACGCTGGCGCATGAGATGGGGCACTGCCTGCACAGCTTCATGTCCAACAAGACACAGCCCTATCCCAAGGCGCAGTATTCCATTTTCGTGGCCGAAGTCGCCTCGACCCTCAATGAAGGTCTCCTGCTTAAATTTCTTCTCGACCGGGTGTCCGATGTGAAGCAGAAACTGTTTCTGTTGAACCGACACATAGATAACACTCTTGGCACTTTCTTCCACCAGGTGATGTATGCGCATTTCGAACTGATGATTCATGAAATGGTCGAAAAAGGCGAGGCGCTCTCACCCGATCTTTTAAATGAGATGTGGGAAAAACTGACGCGCAAGTATTACGGATCGGGCCTGACGCTCGACAAATTTGCCAAATTCAAATGGTCGCGGATTCCTCACTTCTACCGGGCTTACTATGTTTTTCAGTATGCCACTTCGCACTGTGCGTCGCAGGCGATACTTGACAAGTTCCTGACCGGGGAAAAGGGACTCATCGAGAAATATCTCGCGCTGCTCTCCTCGGGGGGAAGCGACTATCCCGTCAATCAGCTAAAGAAATGCGGAGTCGATATGACGACGCCGGAGCCGGTCAAAGCGACCCTGAAATTGTTTGCCGAACAGGTCGATGAAGTCGAAAAACTGGCCTGA
- a CDS encoding cation-efflux pump, with product MVEQGISKKQAAAEKRRVVQKVTLWGLFVNLALSGIKLLFGILGTSQALVADAVHSLSDSATDVAVIVGARFWTQPADEDHPYGHGRIETMVTFFIGAVLALVGILIAYKALRTIDSPHQKGPGWLVFAAACLSIVSKEFLYQWTVRVGKRVKSSAMMANAWHHRSDSFSSIPVAIAVLGSKIQPSWTFLDHIGAIIVAVLIIQASWHIFWPALKQLSDIGATQTELDRLTALVRQTERVRDVHALRTRNIGPGLQVDLHVLVDPGLSVYKGHIIAGKVKKQLLDQGPDVVDVLVHIEPFEGGTMQDSGAKQNNGASPEKSG from the coding sequence ATGGTCGAGCAGGGTATCTCGAAGAAACAAGCGGCCGCCGAAAAAAGACGGGTCGTCCAGAAAGTGACACTTTGGGGACTATTCGTCAACCTGGCTCTGTCCGGCATCAAACTTCTCTTCGGCATTCTTGGCACAAGCCAGGCTCTGGTGGCGGATGCCGTGCATAGCTTGTCCGATTCGGCCACCGATGTCGCGGTGATAGTCGGTGCCCGTTTTTGGACACAGCCTGCCGATGAGGACCATCCGTACGGCCATGGCCGTATCGAAACCATGGTCACTTTTTTCATCGGGGCCGTCCTGGCATTGGTCGGGATATTGATAGCCTATAAGGCTCTCCGCACCATCGACTCGCCGCATCAAAAGGGGCCCGGCTGGCTGGTTTTTGCCGCCGCCTGTCTTTCGATTGTCAGCAAAGAATTTCTTTATCAATGGACGGTCAGAGTCGGCAAAAGAGTCAAGTCATCGGCGATGATGGCCAATGCCTGGCATCACCGGTCCGACAGTTTCAGCTCCATACCGGTGGCCATTGCCGTGCTCGGCTCCAAAATTCAGCCGTCCTGGACCTTTCTGGATCATATCGGAGCCATTATTGTCGCGGTGTTGATTATCCAGGCCTCGTGGCATATTTTCTGGCCGGCCCTGAAACAGTTGTCCGATATCGGCGCTACTCAGACTGAATTGGATAGACTGACAGCGCTGGTCCGGCAGACCGAAAGAGTCAGGGATGTCCATGCTTTGCGCACGCGGAATATCGGGCCGGGATTGCAGGTTGATTTGCATGTCCTTGTCGATCCGGGTCTTTCGGTTTATAAAGGCCATATTATCGCCGGAAAAGTAAAAAAGCAGCTGCTCGATCAGGGGCCGGATGTGGTCGATGTGCTCGTTCATATCGAGCCGTTTGAAGGAGGCACTATGCAGGATTCCGGAGCAAAGCAAAATAATGGGGCGAGTCCGGAAAAAAGTGGCTGA
- a CDS encoding DNA gyrase subunit A — MSLKRDNIVPRDLEDEMKESYLNYSMSVITNRALPDVRDGMKPSNRRIMVAMNDLNLSPGRAHRKCAKIAGDTSGNYHPHGEQVVYPTLVRMAQDFNMRYPLIDGQGNFGSIDGDGAAAMRYTEARLTPIAMEILADMEKDTVDMMPNYDETRMEPRVLPGKFPNLICNGTSGIAVGMASNIPPHNLGEAVDAITAVIDDDEITNDELNEIMTGPDFPTGGIINGRDGIREAYRTGKGRLSVRAKAVTEKLANGKECIVVTEIPFQVNKSNLLEKIADLARDKKIEGISDLRDESDRDGMRIVIELKRDAQAEIVLNQLYKNTQMQSTFAIMMLALVNGVPQVLTLKEMLTNFIEHRHEVVVRRTQYDLNKAEERAHILEGYKIALDNIDAVIELIKKSKDTPEAREGLMKKFKLSERQANAILEMRLARLTGLERKKIEDEYVAILKLIEELKGILASKPRRMAIIKNELAELKKKFNDHRRTEIQDAETDFTLEDLIAEEDMVITISHSGYVKRLSISMYRRQNRGGRGVIGIETKEEDFAEHLFIASTHDYILFFSNKGRCYWIKVHTIPTGGRLAKGKPIVNMVDLEKGEMITAFCPVRTFDDDHFVVMSTRNGIIKKTPLTSFSNPRKAGINAANLPVEDELIEASITDGTYDIVLATRKGQAIRFPEDKIRPMGRSAYGVKGINLTTGDYVIGMVVVKRDSTILTVTENGFGKRTSISDYRVTNRGGKGIINIKASDRNGEAVSIKEVVDKDELILITKKGITNRQRVDKISVISRNTQGVRLIMLDEGDKVIDVARVVTEE, encoded by the coding sequence ATGTCGTTGAAAAGAGATAATATCGTCCCAAGAGACCTCGAAGATGAGATGAAAGAATCTTATCTTAACTACTCCATGTCGGTTATTACCAATCGTGCTCTTCCGGATGTTCGGGATGGAATGAAACCATCGAATCGCAGAATCATGGTCGCCATGAATGACCTTAATCTGTCGCCGGGACGGGCGCATCGTAAATGCGCCAAAATCGCGGGTGATACTTCCGGTAACTACCACCCGCACGGCGAACAGGTGGTCTATCCCACGCTGGTTCGTATGGCGCAGGATTTCAATATGCGCTATCCGCTGATCGACGGCCAGGGCAACTTCGGATCGATCGACGGCGACGGCGCTGCGGCCATGCGATACACGGAAGCGCGGCTGACACCGATTGCCATGGAAATTCTGGCGGACATGGAAAAAGATACGGTCGATATGATGCCCAACTATGATGAAACACGCATGGAGCCGCGGGTTCTTCCGGGCAAGTTCCCCAATCTTATCTGCAACGGTACCTCCGGTATTGCCGTCGGCATGGCCTCGAACATCCCGCCGCACAATCTCGGCGAAGCGGTTGATGCCATCACCGCCGTCATCGACGACGATGAGATCACCAACGATGAATTGAATGAAATCATGACGGGCCCCGATTTTCCGACCGGCGGCATTATCAACGGCCGCGACGGCATCCGCGAAGCCTACCGCACCGGCAAGGGACGTCTTTCGGTCCGGGCCAAGGCAGTTACCGAAAAACTGGCCAACGGCAAGGAATGTATTGTCGTCACCGAAATTCCTTTTCAGGTAAACAAGTCCAATCTTCTGGAAAAAATCGCCGATCTGGCGCGGGACAAAAAAATCGAAGGCATCTCCGATTTGCGCGATGAGTCCGACCGCGACGGCATGCGGATTGTCATCGAACTGAAACGCGACGCCCAGGCCGAAATCGTTCTCAATCAGCTTTATAAAAACACGCAAATGCAGTCAACCTTTGCCATCATGATGCTGGCGCTGGTTAATGGCGTTCCGCAAGTGCTGACCCTGAAAGAAATGCTGACTAATTTTATCGAGCATCGCCATGAAGTCGTCGTCAGGCGGACCCAGTATGATCTGAACAAAGCCGAGGAACGGGCGCACATTCTGGAAGGCTACAAAATTGCGCTGGACAATATCGACGCCGTCATCGAGCTGATAAAGAAATCCAAAGATACCCCCGAGGCCCGCGAAGGTCTGATGAAGAAGTTCAAACTGTCCGAGCGCCAGGCCAATGCCATTCTGGAAATGCGGCTGGCCCGGCTGACCGGACTCGAGCGGAAGAAAATCGAAGATGAGTATGTGGCGATTCTCAAACTGATCGAGGAACTGAAAGGTATTCTCGCTTCCAAACCGCGCCGCATGGCCATTATCAAAAATGAACTGGCCGAGTTGAAAAAGAAATTCAATGATCACCGGCGCACCGAAATTCAGGATGCCGAAACCGATTTCACGCTCGAGGACCTGATTGCCGAAGAGGACATGGTCATCACCATCTCGCATTCCGGCTATGTCAAACGGCTCTCGATTTCGATGTATCGCCGGCAGAATCGCGGCGGGCGCGGTGTGATCGGCATCGAAACCAAGGAAGAAGATTTCGCCGAGCATCTCTTTATCGCTTCGACGCACGATTATATTCTCTTTTTCTCCAATAAAGGACGCTGTTACTGGATAAAGGTGCATACCATCCCCACCGGCGGACGCCTCGCCAAGGGCAAACCGATCGTCAATATGGTCGATCTGGAAAAAGGCGAAATGATTACCGCCTTCTGCCCGGTGCGAACCTTCGATGACGACCATTTTGTGGTCATGTCCACCCGCAACGGCATTATCAAGAAGACGCCGCTGACCAGTTTCTCCAATCCGCGCAAGGCCGGTATCAATGCCGCCAATCTGCCGGTCGAGGATGAACTGATCGAAGCCTCGATTACCGACGGCACCTATGATATCGTGCTGGCCACCCGCAAGGGCCAGGCGATCCGTTTCCCAGAGGATAAAATCCGCCCGATGGGCCGGTCCGCTTATGGTGTCAAGGGCATCAACCTGACCACCGGCGATTATGTGATCGGCATGGTGGTGGTCAAGCGCGACAGCACGATTCTGACCGTGACGGAAAACGGTTTCGGCAAGCGCACCAGCATCAGCGACTACCGCGTTACCAACCGCGGCGGGAAAGGCATCATTAACATAAAAGCCAGCGATCGGAACGGCGAGGCGGTGTCGATAAAGGAAGTGGTGGACAAGGACGAACTGATTCTGATCACCAAGAAGGGCATCACCAACCGCCAGCGGGTGGACAAGATTTCGGTTATCAGCCGCAACACGCAGGGTGTGCGGTTGATAATGCTTGATGAAGGCGACAAGGTTATTGACGTCGCCCGGGTGGTGACGGAAGAATAG